The proteins below are encoded in one region of Prevotella melaninogenica ATCC 25845:
- a CDS encoding GumC family protein, translating into MEETTKLEQGKELEVNEGNSSFDFATLYRTIVLNWYWFVLSLIIFGSLGAIYLRYATPMYQATAKLLIKDESNSNRRGSSLQNMSNLGIISNSTGIDNEMEILTSHSIAEDAIRDLKLYVNYSTKGRVKDIILYRNQPLNVDVDQAHLERLNAPINLSITRDSLTYTVTGTYYVPTNDNSNEGPYSINRKFTSLPATIATRAGIITISSNYGHSLKNADVLNVSILSPRMASNKYVNELQVAQTAKSTSIAQLQLTDEVPQRSLDYLKQLAIVYNRQANEDKNTIALRTDKFINDRLGKINAELGKTEGQLQNYKQQNGIVELKMNAGNSVANQNSSELKLAEVETQIELFNTIAREVESSSRNLSQVIPSNVGLDDQSSTSLINKYNELVLERNRLLRSASESSPVVEPLTAQIRELNGNIRRAIGAARQNLQIQRDAVLSQVNKFNEQVAETPQQERMLTQIDRQQEVKSGLYLMLLQKREENNISLAATADKGKLIDDPQLLGKISPKSTSIMLVALLIGLVLPVLVILILQFFRYKIEGHDDVARLTKLPIIADVAIASNKAKGKADIVVHENQNNQMEEIFRSMRTNLQFMLKEGQKVVLFTSSTSGEGKTFNAANLSVSFGLLGKKVILVGLDIRRPRLAELFGINDHKHGITNLLVKDNPTMEDIHEQILPSGVNKNLDLLMAGPIPPNPAELIARNSLDIIINLLKEKYDYIMIDTAPVGLVTDTLQIARVADASIYMCRADYTPKSSFNLINALANEKKFPNMAIVLNGIDMSKRKYSYYYGYGGYGKYGRYGRASYGTSYGQYGNYGNYGNYANSHYGNKHDDSIKR; encoded by the coding sequence ATGGAAGAAACAACTAAATTAGAGCAAGGGAAGGAACTTGAAGTTAATGAAGGTAACTCCTCCTTTGATTTTGCCACCTTGTATCGAACCATCGTACTCAACTGGTACTGGTTCGTACTGTCATTAATTATTTTCGGTAGCTTAGGAGCAATCTATCTTAGATATGCCACACCAATGTATCAGGCTACTGCAAAGTTGCTGATTAAGGACGAAAGTAATAGCAATAGACGTGGTTCCTCTTTACAGAACATGTCAAATCTTGGTATTATCTCAAACTCAACTGGTATTGATAACGAGATGGAGATTCTGACATCACACTCTATTGCTGAAGATGCTATTAGAGACTTGAAGTTATATGTTAACTACTCAACAAAGGGAAGAGTAAAAGACATTATTCTTTATCGCAATCAACCTCTTAACGTTGATGTAGACCAGGCTCATCTTGAGAGATTGAATGCTCCCATTAACTTGAGCATAACAAGAGACAGTTTAACATATACTGTTACTGGAACTTACTATGTACCAACTAACGACAACTCAAATGAAGGTCCATACTCTATTAATAGAAAGTTCACCAGCCTTCCTGCAACAATAGCTACTCGCGCTGGTATTATTACTATTAGTTCTAATTATGGACATTCATTAAAGAATGCAGATGTACTTAATGTAAGCATTCTCTCACCAAGAATGGCATCTAACAAGTATGTCAACGAACTTCAAGTTGCACAGACAGCAAAGTCAACCTCTATTGCGCAGCTGCAGCTTACAGACGAAGTACCACAGCGTTCTCTTGATTACTTGAAGCAGTTAGCAATTGTATATAACCGTCAAGCAAATGAGGACAAGAATACCATTGCACTTCGTACAGACAAGTTCATCAATGACCGTTTGGGTAAGATTAATGCCGAACTGGGCAAGACCGAAGGTCAGTTGCAGAACTATAAACAGCAAAATGGTATTGTAGAGTTGAAGATGAATGCAGGTAACTCTGTAGCAAATCAGAATAGCTCAGAATTAAAGCTTGCAGAGGTTGAGACACAGATTGAATTGTTCAATACAATTGCAAGAGAGGTCGAGAGTTCATCTCGTAATCTTTCTCAAGTAATTCCTTCTAATGTAGGTTTGGATGACCAAAGTTCTACATCTCTGATTAACAAATATAACGAGTTAGTACTTGAGCGTAATCGTTTACTCCGCAGTGCTTCAGAAAGTTCTCCTGTTGTAGAACCACTTACAGCACAAATTCGTGAGCTAAATGGTAACATTCGTCGTGCGATTGGTGCTGCACGTCAGAACCTACAGATTCAGCGTGATGCAGTTTTGTCACAAGTTAATAAGTTTAATGAACAGGTTGCTGAGACTCCACAGCAGGAACGAATGCTGACACAGATTGACCGTCAGCAGGAAGTAAAGTCTGGTTTGTACCTGATGTTACTCCAAAAGCGTGAGGAAAACAACATTTCTTTGGCAGCAACAGCCGATAAAGGTAAACTTATTGATGACCCACAGTTGTTAGGTAAGATTAGTCCAAAGTCAACATCAATTATGCTTGTTGCTTTACTAATTGGCTTAGTACTTCCAGTATTGGTAATCCTTATCTTACAATTCTTCCGTTATAAGATTGAGGGCCATGACGATGTTGCTCGCCTTACCAAGTTACCAATCATTGCAGACGTTGCTATTGCAAGTAATAAGGCGAAGGGTAAAGCAGATATCGTTGTACATGAAAACCAGAACAACCAGATGGAAGAAATCTTCCGTTCAATGCGTACCAACCTTCAGTTTATGCTTAAGGAAGGACAGAAGGTTGTACTCTTCACTTCATCTACTTCTGGTGAGGGTAAGACCTTTAACGCAGCAAACCTTTCTGTTAGTTTCGGTCTCTTAGGCAAGAAAGTTATCTTGGTTGGTCTTGATATTCGTCGTCCACGTTTGGCAGAGTTGTTCGGTATCAATGATCACAAGCATGGTATTACAAACCTTCTTGTAAAGGATAATCCAACGATGGAAGATATACATGAGCAGATTTTGCCTTCAGGAGTTAATAAGAATCTTGATCTCCTCATGGCAGGTCCAATTCCTCCAAACCCAGCAGAGCTTATTGCACGTAATTCATTAGATATTATCATTAATCTCTTGAAGGAGAAATATGATTATATCATGATTGATACCGCACCAGTCGGTCTTGTTACAGATACTCTTCAGATTGCGCGCGTTGCAGATGCTTCTATCTATATGTGTCGTGCAGACTATACTCCAAAGTCAAGCTTCAACTTGATTAATGCACTTGCAAACGAGAAGAAGTTCCCTAACATGGCTATTGTTCTCAATGGTATTGACATGTCTAAGAGAAAATATAGCTATTACTATGGCTATGGCGGTTATGGTAAGTATGGTAGATATGGTAGAGCAAGCTACGGTACAAGCTATGGACAGTATGGAAACTATGGCAATTATGGTAACTATGCTAACAGCCACTATGGCAATAAGCACGATGACTCTATAAAGCGATAA
- a CDS encoding M64 family metallopeptidase → MKKIITLLFLAVTLTAAAQDFNHYFEDATLRLDYIFSGNAKHQAIAVDELSRIPRWYGKHERLAEVPVEGNGQVIVRDHRTQKVIYRNSFSTLFQEWLTYDEAKKPSGKAFENVFLVPFPKDSVDITVELRNNRREVTVSMSHTVNPKDILIRHIGERSVTPYETLQKAADTTRCIHIAYVAEGYTEAEMANFIEDCRTANEALFAHEPFKSLRQRFNVVAVKSPSMESGTSEPSKGIWKNTALHSHFDTFYSDRYLTTLHLKELHDWLAGTPYEHIIVLVNTEKYGGGGILNSYNLSMVRNPYFKPVVVHEFGHSFAGLGDEYAYEKEQINMYPTDVEPWEPNLTTLVDFHGKWENLINKKTPIPTPQPADLDKPNARYDKWKVGVYEPAGYSQHGVYRAYPDCRMRTNMHPEFCPACNLGLTKLIKFYTGE, encoded by the coding sequence ATGAAAAAAATTATCACGCTCTTGTTCTTGGCTGTCACACTAACTGCTGCAGCACAGGATTTTAATCATTACTTTGAGGATGCAACGCTTCGTCTTGATTACATTTTTTCAGGTAATGCTAAGCATCAGGCCATTGCTGTAGACGAGTTGTCACGCATACCACGTTGGTATGGTAAGCATGAACGATTGGCTGAGGTGCCTGTCGAAGGAAATGGTCAAGTTATTGTTCGTGATCATCGCACACAAAAGGTTATTTATCGAAATTCATTCTCAACACTTTTTCAGGAATGGTTGACGTATGATGAGGCAAAGAAACCTTCTGGTAAAGCATTTGAAAATGTCTTTCTCGTTCCTTTCCCAAAGGATTCTGTAGATATAACAGTTGAACTAAGGAACAACCGTCGTGAGGTAACAGTATCTATGAGTCATACTGTTAATCCAAAGGATATTCTCATTCGTCACATCGGTGAACGTTCTGTAACACCTTACGAAACACTGCAGAAGGCTGCAGACACGACACGTTGTATTCACATTGCTTATGTTGCAGAGGGATATACAGAGGCGGAGATGGCAAACTTTATAGAAGATTGTCGCACTGCTAATGAAGCTCTTTTTGCACATGAGCCATTTAAATCACTGCGTCAACGCTTTAATGTTGTAGCTGTTAAGTCACCATCTATGGAGAGTGGTACGTCTGAACCATCAAAGGGTATTTGGAAAAACACGGCACTTCACTCACATTTTGATACATTCTACAGTGACCGTTATCTGACAACATTGCATCTAAAGGAATTACATGACTGGTTGGCTGGTACACCTTATGAGCATATCATTGTACTTGTAAATACAGAGAAGTATGGTGGCGGTGGTATTCTGAACTCTTATAACCTTTCAATGGTGCGTAATCCTTATTTCAAGCCAGTTGTTGTACATGAGTTTGGACATTCCTTTGCAGGTCTGGGTGATGAATATGCATACGAAAAGGAGCAGATTAATATGTATCCAACTGATGTAGAACCTTGGGAGCCAAACCTTACAACTTTAGTTGACTTCCATGGGAAATGGGAGAATCTTATAAACAAGAAGACACCTATTCCAACTCCTCAGCCAGCTGACCTTGATAAACCAAATGCGCGTTATGATAAGTGGAAGGTGGGTGTTTATGAACCTGCAGGCTATTCTCAGCATGGAGTTTATCGCGCATACCCAGACTGTCGTATGCGTACAAATATGCACCCTGAATTCTGTCCTGCTTGCAATTTAGGACTTACAAAACTTATCAAGTTCTATACGGGAGAGTAG
- a CDS encoding transposase, with protein sequence METSPVTCRTLEEFYHINGRSFEKQYKETLSGYRSWDQLSHAQKWLLFEDNIGKNIAIDETSLSNGELYTIITNRDKHGKQGCLVAIVAGTKSLDVCKVLDKIDEKKREAVEEVTLDLSDSMRKIVRHCFPKAKRVIDRFHIQKLASDAVQQMRIEYRWAALQLANDEKENAKLEKITYQPLTFENGDTRSELLVRSRYLLFKSSEKWTDEQKLRAKILFREYPDIKKAYGLSHSLRMIFAKNTIKDAARLSLAKWYNNVAEAGFHSFNVIAATFYEHYEDILNFYINRSTNAAAESFNAKIKLFRANLRGVVDKSFFLFRLAKIYAYPH encoded by the coding sequence ATGGAGACATCCCCAGTGACCTGCCGTACGCTTGAGGAATTCTATCATATCAATGGACGTAGTTTTGAGAAACAATACAAGGAAACACTAAGTGGTTACAGGTCTTGGGATCAGTTGTCTCATGCTCAGAAGTGGCTTCTCTTTGAGGATAATATTGGTAAGAATATAGCAATAGACGAGACATCCTTGTCCAATGGTGAACTCTATACGATTATCACTAATAGGGACAAACACGGCAAGCAAGGATGTCTTGTAGCCATTGTTGCTGGAACCAAATCCTTGGATGTCTGCAAGGTATTGGATAAGATAGATGAAAAGAAACGGGAAGCCGTAGAAGAGGTCACCTTGGACTTATCCGATAGTATGCGTAAGATTGTAAGGCATTGTTTTCCAAAGGCTAAACGAGTGATTGATCGCTTTCATATACAGAAACTTGCAAGTGATGCCGTGCAACAGATGAGAATAGAGTATCGCTGGGCAGCTTTACAGCTAGCAAATGACGAGAAAGAGAATGCGAAGTTAGAAAAGATAACGTATCAACCACTGACTTTTGAAAATGGAGATACACGTAGTGAACTGCTGGTAAGAAGTAGGTACCTGTTGTTCAAATCATCAGAGAAATGGACTGATGAACAGAAGCTAAGAGCCAAAATACTGTTCAGAGAATATCCTGACATTAAGAAGGCTTACGGTTTATCACATTCGCTAAGAATGATTTTTGCTAAGAATACTATCAAAGATGCAGCCAGACTATCATTGGCAAAATGGTATAATAATGTCGCAGAAGCTGGCTTTCATTCCTTTAATGTCATTGCTGCAACTTTCTACGAGCATTACGAAGACATTCTTAACTTTTATATTAACAGATCTACAAATGCTGCTGCGGAATCCTTCAATGCAAAAATAAAACTATTTAGGGCTAACTTAAGAGGAGTTGTAGATAAAAGTTTCTTTCTTTTTAGACTTGCCAAAATATATGCCTATCCCCACTAA
- a CDS encoding YecH family metal-binding protein translates to MAHGHDVLHMMEGNSYETKEDLVKAIIEHFGEEERFHTCSVDGMNAEELVDFLTERGKFMPAKGGFTVDTTKICNH, encoded by the coding sequence ATGGCACATGGACATGATGTACTCCATATGATGGAGGGTAATAGTTATGAAACAAAAGAAGATTTAGTAAAGGCAATTATAGAGCACTTCGGTGAAGAGGAGCGTTTTCATACTTGTTCTGTAGACGGAATGAACGCTGAGGAATTAGTAGATTTCTTGACAGAACGCGGTAAGTTTATGCCTGCTAAAGGGGGATTCACTGTTGATACAACTAAGATTTGTAATCACTAA
- a CDS encoding cell division protein ZapA, with protein sequence MADDKLHIRLHVYDAELSVNVPREDEEYYRSAAKLITDTINTYSTLFKGKKGDKDIIYMAMLDIALRYKKEGVRNDTAPFNDVLSKLTSEIEDALK encoded by the coding sequence ATGGCAGACGATAAGTTACATATAAGATTGCATGTCTATGATGCAGAACTCTCCGTAAACGTTCCACGAGAGGATGAGGAGTATTATCGTTCGGCAGCCAAGCTTATTACCGACACAATTAATACTTATTCAACTCTTTTTAAGGGTAAGAAGGGGGATAAGGACATTATATATATGGCTATGTTGGATATTGCATTGCGATATAAGAAAGAAGGTGTACGTAATGATACTGCTCCATTCAATGATGTTCTCAGTAAACTCACTTCAGAAATTGAAGATGCACTGAAGTAA
- the glyA gene encoding serine hydroxymethyltransferase, producing MRRDQEIFDLIEMEHKRQLKGMELIASENFVSDEVMQAMGSYLTNKYAEGYPGKRYYGGCQVVDQVETLAIERVKQLFGAEYANVQPHSGAQANQAVLLAVLKPGDTFMGLDLDQGGHLSHGSEVNTSGILYNHVGYTLNRETGRVDYDEMERLAREHKPKLIIGGGSAYSREWDYKRMRKIADEVGALLMVDMAHPAGLIAAGLLDNPVKYAHIVTTTTHKTLRGPRGGIILMGKDFDNPWGLTTKKGDLKPMSMLLNSAVFPGNQGGPLEHVIAAKAVGFGENLLPSWKEYATQVKKNASVLAQALVEKGFSIVSGGTDNHSMLLDLRQKYPDLTGKVAENALVAADITANKNKVPYDERSAFQTSGLRLGTAAMTTRGCKEDMMLLCADLIDEVLSDPENEQVIKRVREKVNETMKDYPLFAY from the coding sequence ATGAGAAGAGACCAAGAAATTTTTGACCTTATTGAGATGGAACACAAACGCCAGCTCAAAGGTATGGAGCTGATTGCATCAGAGAATTTCGTCAGTGACGAAGTTATGCAAGCCATGGGATCTTACCTAACAAACAAGTATGCTGAAGGTTACCCTGGCAAACGCTATTATGGTGGTTGTCAAGTGGTTGACCAAGTTGAAACACTTGCCATTGAGCGCGTAAAGCAACTCTTTGGTGCAGAATATGCCAATGTGCAGCCTCACTCTGGTGCGCAGGCTAACCAAGCTGTGTTGCTTGCCGTGCTGAAACCAGGCGACACATTTATGGGACTTGACCTTGACCAAGGCGGTCATCTCTCTCATGGTAGTGAGGTAAATACATCTGGTATCCTTTATAACCATGTTGGTTATACATTGAACCGTGAGACTGGTCGTGTTGACTATGACGAGATGGAGCGTCTCGCACGTGAGCACAAGCCAAAGCTTATCATCGGTGGTGGTTCTGCTTACAGCCGTGAGTGGGATTATAAGCGCATGCGCAAGATTGCTGACGAGGTAGGCGCTTTGTTAATGGTTGACATGGCTCATCCTGCTGGTCTTATTGCTGCAGGTCTGCTCGATAACCCTGTAAAATATGCTCATATTGTTACCACTACAACTCACAAGACACTCCGTGGTCCTCGTGGCGGTATTATCCTTATGGGTAAGGACTTCGATAATCCTTGGGGCTTAACAACCAAGAAGGGTGATTTGAAACCAATGTCTATGCTCTTGAATTCTGCTGTATTCCCAGGTAACCAGGGTGGTCCATTGGAACATGTTATTGCAGCTAAGGCTGTTGGCTTTGGTGAGAACCTCCTACCAAGCTGGAAGGAATATGCAACACAGGTGAAGAAGAATGCTTCTGTTCTTGCTCAAGCACTTGTTGAAAAAGGCTTCAGCATTGTTAGCGGTGGCACAGACAACCATTCTATGCTGCTCGACCTACGTCAGAAGTATCCAGACCTTACTGGTAAGGTTGCAGAGAATGCACTTGTTGCTGCTGACATCACAGCCAATAAAAATAAGGTACCATACGATGAGCGTTCTGCGTTCCAGACCAGCGGTTTACGCCTTGGAACAGCTGCAATGACAACACGTGGCTGTAAGGAAGATATGATGTTACTCTGTGCTGACCTTATTGATGAGGTATTGTCAGACCCAGAGAACGAGCAGGTTATTAAGCGTGTACGTGAGAAAGTGAATGAGACGATGAAGGACTATCCTCTCTTCGCTTACTAA
- the rfbA gene encoding glucose-1-phosphate thymidylyltransferase RfbA, with protein MKGIVLAGGSGTRLYPITKGISKQLIPIYDKPMIYYPVSVLMLAGIKEILIISTPFDLPGFKRLLGDGSSFGVRFEYAEQPSPDGLAQAFIIGEKFIGNDSVCLVLGDNIFYGAGFSSLLQNSVQMAERENKATVFGYYVNDPERYGVAEFDKTGKCLSIEEKPEHPKSNYAVVGLYFYPNSVVEIAKNIKPSPRGELEITTVNQCYLKENNLMVQTLQRGFAWLDTGTHDSLSEASTFIECIEKRQGLKVACLEEIAYKKGWITTEKLREEAQPMIKNNYGKYLLQLAEEKSNPK; from the coding sequence ATGAAAGGAATAGTTCTCGCTGGCGGTTCAGGCACACGCCTCTACCCTATCACAAAAGGAATAAGCAAGCAGCTTATACCAATTTACGATAAACCAATGATTTACTATCCAGTATCAGTTTTGATGCTGGCTGGAATTAAAGAGATTCTAATCATCTCTACCCCATTTGACTTACCAGGCTTTAAACGTCTTTTAGGAGATGGAAGTAGCTTTGGAGTACGCTTTGAATACGCAGAACAACCTTCACCAGATGGCCTTGCGCAAGCATTTATCATAGGCGAGAAGTTTATTGGCAATGATTCTGTTTGCTTGGTCTTGGGAGATAATATTTTCTATGGAGCAGGCTTCAGTTCATTATTACAAAATAGCGTACAAATGGCTGAAAGAGAGAACAAAGCTACAGTATTTGGCTATTATGTAAATGATCCTGAGAGATATGGTGTTGCTGAATTTGATAAGACTGGAAAATGTCTTAGCATAGAAGAAAAGCCCGAACATCCAAAGAGTAACTACGCTGTTGTAGGACTTTACTTCTACCCTAATAGTGTTGTTGAGATTGCGAAGAATATTAAACCATCTCCACGAGGAGAGTTAGAGATTACAACTGTCAATCAGTGCTATCTTAAAGAAAATAATTTAATGGTACAGACTCTACAACGTGGTTTTGCATGGCTTGACACTGGTACACATGACAGTTTGTCGGAGGCAAGTACTTTCATTGAATGTATTGAGAAACGACAAGGACTTAAGGTTGCATGCTTGGAAGAAATAGCATACAAAAAAGGCTGGATAACCACAGAAAAGCTTCGAGAAGAAGCACAACCAATGATTAAGAACAACTATGGTAAATATCTCCTTCAGCTTGCTGAGGAGAAGAGTAACCCAAAATAA
- the rny gene encoding ribonuclease Y: MSPIVTVIIAVVCLSAGCAGGFAIFRYILTGKYKDTMDKAEKAAEVIKEKKLLEVKEKFLNKKSELEKEVQQRTLKIQQGENRLKQREVALNQRQEEINRRKQDVDQQQQRVDNEKKLLQIKQQDLEKMQEQERMKLEELSGLSSEEAKKRLIESLKDQAKLDAASYINEIVDEAKLNANQQAKRIVIQTIQRVATETAIENSVSVFHIDSDEVKGRIIGREGRNIRALEAATGVKIVVDDTPEAIVISAFDPVRREICRLALHQLVADGRIHPARIEEVVAKVKKQLDNEIIETGKRTAIDLGIHGLHPELIRIVGKMKYRSSYGQNLLQHARETANLCAVMASELGLNPKKAKRAGLLHDIGKVPDEETDLPHALYGGKIAEKYKEKPDICNAIAAHHDEVEMTTLLAPIVQVCDAISGARPGARREIVEAYIKRLNDLEAIAMSYPGVTKTYAIQAGRELRVIVGADKMDDAESEKLSSEIAEKIQNEMTYPGQVKITVIREIRSVAYAK, encoded by the coding sequence ATGAGTCCAATAGTAACAGTTATAATAGCTGTGGTATGCCTTTCAGCAGGATGTGCTGGTGGATTTGCTATTTTCCGTTATATCTTAACTGGAAAATACAAAGATACAATGGATAAAGCAGAGAAAGCTGCAGAGGTAATTAAAGAGAAGAAACTTCTTGAAGTTAAGGAGAAGTTTCTTAATAAGAAAAGTGAACTCGAGAAAGAGGTTCAACAGCGCACATTGAAGATTCAACAGGGTGAGAATCGCTTGAAGCAGCGTGAGGTTGCATTGAATCAACGTCAAGAAGAGATTAATCGTCGTAAGCAGGATGTTGATCAGCAGCAGCAGCGTGTTGATAATGAGAAGAAGCTACTGCAGATTAAGCAGCAGGATCTTGAGAAGATGCAGGAGCAGGAGCGAATGAAACTTGAGGAACTCTCTGGTCTTAGTTCAGAAGAAGCTAAGAAGCGTTTGATTGAAAGTTTGAAGGATCAAGCAAAGCTTGACGCAGCCTCATATATTAATGAGATTGTTGATGAAGCAAAGCTTAATGCTAATCAGCAGGCTAAGAGAATAGTTATCCAGACCATCCAGCGTGTTGCAACCGAAACAGCTATTGAGAATTCAGTAAGTGTTTTCCATATTGATAGTGATGAGGTGAAGGGACGTATTATTGGTCGTGAAGGTCGTAATATCCGCGCTTTGGAGGCTGCAACAGGTGTTAAGATTGTTGTTGATGATACTCCAGAAGCTATTGTTATTTCAGCTTTTGATCCTGTTCGTCGTGAGATTTGTCGTTTGGCACTTCATCAGCTTGTTGCTGATGGACGAATTCACCCAGCACGTATTGAAGAAGTTGTTGCTAAGGTTAAGAAGCAACTTGATAATGAGATCATTGAAACAGGTAAGCGTACAGCTATTGACCTTGGAATTCATGGTCTTCATCCTGAGTTGATTCGTATTGTTGGTAAGATGAAATATCGTTCTTCATATGGTCAGAACCTTTTGCAGCATGCCCGTGAAACAGCAAATCTATGTGCTGTTATGGCAAGTGAGTTAGGTTTGAATCCAAAGAAGGCAAAGCGTGCAGGCTTATTGCATGATATCGGTAAGGTACCAGACGAAGAGACTGATTTACCACATGCTCTTTATGGAGGTAAGATTGCTGAGAAATATAAAGAGAAACCAGATATTTGCAATGCCATTGCAGCTCACCACGATGAGGTTGAGATGACTACACTTCTTGCACCAATCGTTCAGGTATGTGATGCCATCTCTGGTGCTCGTCCAGGTGCTCGTCGTGAGATTGTGGAAGCTTATATCAAGCGTCTGAATGATCTTGAAGCGATAGCAATGAGTTATCCAGGTGTAACAAAGACTTATGCTATTCAGGCTGGTCGCGAACTCCGTGTAATCGTTGGTGCTGATAAGATGGATGATGCAGAAAGCGAGAAGCTCAGTTCTGAGATTGCAGAGAAGATACAGAATGAAATGACCTATCCAGGACAGGTTAAGATTACGGTTATTCGTGAGATTCGTTCTGTTGCTTATGCAAAGTAA